The Lactuca sativa cultivar Salinas chromosome 2, Lsat_Salinas_v11, whole genome shotgun sequence genome includes a window with the following:
- the LOC128132279 gene encoding ATP synthase subunit alpha, mitochondrial, translating to PITDGQICSETELFYRGIRPAINVGLSVSRVGSAAQLKTMKQVCGSSKLELAQYREVAAHAQFGSDLDAATQALLNRGARLTEVPKQPQYAPLPIEKQILVIYAAVNGFCDRMPLDRISQYESAILKSIKTELLQSLLEKGGLTNERKMEPDTFLKECALGYTI from the coding sequence cccaTTACTGATGGACAAATCTGTTCGGAAACAGAGCTCTTTTATCGCGGAATTAGACCTGCTATTAACGTCGGCTTATCTGTCAGTCGTGTTGGGTCTGCCGCTCAGTTGAAAACTATGAAACAAGTCTGCGGTAGTTCAAAACTGGAATTGGCACAATATCGCGAAGTGGCCGCCCATGCTCAATTTGGGTCAGACCTGGATGCTGCGACTCAGGCATTACTCAATAGAGGTGCAAGGCTTACAGAAGTACCGAAACAACCACAATATGCACCACTTCCAATTGAAAAACAAATTTTAGTCATTTATGCAGCTGTCAATGGATTCTGTGATCGAATGCCACTAGACAGAATTTCTCAATATGAGAGCGCCATTTTAAAGAGTATAAAAACAGAATTACTACAATCCCTTTTAGAAAAAGGTGGCTTAACTAACGAAAGAAAAATGGAACCAGATACATTCTTAAAGGAATGCGCTTTGGGTTACacaatataa